Genomic DNA from Solanum pennellii chromosome 3, SPENNV200:
ATAAGACCATAATTCACACGTGAAAAGAAATATAGATTTAAATGTCAAAGTACATTAACTGATTCAGGAACAGTGCACATTAATTGGTTCAGGAACAGTAAAGAGACCCATTTAAAGTGTCTAGTGTCAGCTACTGTCCTCAACAAACTCAGGACTTTTAAGCACCTTTTTAAGAACTTCCCTACTAATCTGATAGTTGGCAGCCTCCAATAGCATCTTTCCTGAAAATCTCCTGGCTAACTAGAGAAGCAGTAAACATTATCTGTTGTTAAACAAGATGAAAGCACTGGATAAGGAAAGAGAATTGCAGAAATCACAAGGTATCAATTATACCCCGCTGTATATCTTCCCCAATGTTAGCACCCCTCCACCCTAAAACACAAAGATCGTGTTAGCTAATGCATAACCAAAAGGCTCAAGAGAGGTACAAGTTTCCAAAATATAAGTAGAAACCTTAAATATTACTGAACGAACCCCTTCTGCCCCAGCTTTTATTGCGGCAGCAGCTTGTACCTTCCACTTACTAAGCCCAAATTCTAGACTACCATGCCCGTCAGAAGCATCCAAGCTTTCTTTTGAGCTGTTGAAGATACATATTTGCCATATAAGGTCCAAATAAGAGTCAAGATCTCCACactaagagaagaagaagacaaatcACAGCAGaagaaactagaagaaattCCAACATATAGACTCGAGAATGAAGGGATAACTGGTCACATCAATCTGACAACCTTGAGGCATGCCAAACCCAATAGAACTGATTAGAAAGGCAAAGGAAATCGAGAGGGAGAAAGCcaataaaaactatatatacGTCCCAATTAATAGGACACTTTCTATTTTCTGGCAACCTAAAATGTTCACAACattttatgacaagggaaatCCGAAGCGTTCACAACATTCCACTAGTAACATCATCTTTTTAAGATGAAATCCACTAGTAACATCATTCTATACAACTTTCACAACTTACACTACAGCTTTCACAACTTACACAAACTTAAATTCATTCTactaatcaaatttaaattttattgtagGGTAGTATTTTTCTATCAAATTAATTCTTCCACCACTATCTTAAAAGTTTCACTTCCATTATATGTATAACTCAAGTCAAACAAACAATTGTCAATTTATACCTACAAATAAAATAGTATCATCTAAAACTTGAGACTAGGAGAGTATGTGAAGTAACTAGCATAAGCATCTCAAATTAACAAAACAATATAGAAATTTCCTCTCCACAAGGCCACAACCACACCATTCCTTCTCAcagaaaacaaaaggaaactGATTTACCTTGAGTACTCTTGCAGCAGATGAAGAAAAATCTCAGCTTCCAGGTCTTCTGCTGACAATTTGGCTGAGCACCTTATAGTTAATTTTTCCCTGACACCAAGCAATACCTCCCTATACGATGGTCTCCTACCCCTAGATTGAATACCAAACGACATCAATCACTGACataatgaaacaaaaataagaactaaaataaaagaaacatgtTGGAGGTTAGGAAATGGCAAACCATTGTTTGTATAGAACTTCGGGTGATGATCACCACTTGTTTTGGTTTTATTTTCAAACCAAACTAGAGATGGATTGGATGATGATCACCAATTAATTCGGTTTCATTATCAAAGTTCATCTTTCCACAAGCAACCAATAAAAATCACTCCCATTTGaactccacataatcaaccactgATTCCTTTAACAATTAGCTATCAATAGCTTGAGTTATGATGATTCATAATTTCCAGATTGCGTCCATGCAATTTACATAAACAACCCAAATGCTATCACAAAGGTCAGGTTCGAACAATGAAGATAACATCCATTGGAGTAATTGGACTGAAGAACATTTTAAAGTTTTGATTAAAATACATCTattctaaataaaagaaatagagaaACCTCAATGTGGATCGTGCATCAGCTGCAAGGTATAAAAATCTTGATTCAAGCATTGACAAAAAGTCATCCCTCTCCTCCGGGTCTTCTCCGaccataacataatcaaattcagTTCTCCTTGTAACTGACTTCAACAATGGGCTAAAGTAACTGAAACATAAAAGatacaagaaagaaaatttGCTTAGAATGGTCAAAGCACCTTATTTTTCATTAGAACAGTAAAAAGGAACATATTGCAACTGTTTATTACCTTGGACCAAATAAAATTCTTTGAAGTTCATAGAGTTCAGAATCAGTTGCAAGTTCAAGCACAGAACGAAGATCCGGATCAACTTCGCTGCTGCCACTCTCCTCTGTGGTATATTTCACAATACATAAGAAATTCACAGTAAAACTACCAGTAATGAAGAGAAAGCGTAAGATGCTTTAAAAATACACCTCGAGATTGACTTGAAAGTAAGGCACGGGCAGGATTTAAGAGGAGCCTTGAGCCGGAGCTTCGACGGCAATATAATTTGATTatctaaaaaacataaaagtaacAGAGTTCATATAGAGTAATTACACAAATACATGTGAAGCGGAATTCAGAGGAAACAGCAGGTACAGAATCGACATTCTCAATTACTCATACTGGAAAATACATACTTTTTGACGAGAGAAAGTGGTGAGTGGCAAAGTGACAGGGAGGAGAAAGGGAGGTTGACGTAGATAGCCAAAATGAAGTGGCCGCCGGTGTAATTGGTAGTTCAGTGGAACGGAGTAGAAAGCTCCGGCGGTAGCCATTGTTGTGGACACAGTCTGCTCAGTTCTGAGAGTCAGTGACCACGCAAGCATATGGTCGAAATGGggatttatttaaattgacaGAAATACCCCTAATAATTTTCCAAAAGAAGTAGTAAatgttgtatttatatttactatttattttggAAAGATACaacatttactatttattttggaaaataagaaccaaaataattatataaaatatacccCCTAAACATAACATATTTATAAGTTAGCACTTTTTTGTTCCATATTACTTGATCAAGTTAACAAGTTGATGTACCCTCGAAAAAGCtttaatacaatatattttattaatgatattttgaaactttaaatttggCTATTTCTACTTTAGAGAGTTGTTTGTACTaaagcattaaaaaaaaaaatgagaaaattctCTTGAACTCTATGGCGTCGATGATTGATTTGCCGGAAAAGATtgcacaaaaagaaaaaacttgttTGGAAAATGTGATATACTTTAGCATATTATATGAATGAATATATATTGacagaaagaaaaataatttcttttatttggaaACAAACCTTCTACTTTAATCTTAAATATTCCATTTGACCAGCTTATAAAATGGTATTTGACCTGAAgtttacaaaattaaagaaatagtaGTAAGATCTTATTGAAGTGTAGACATACTATCAGATAACCTTTGAAGCTTAAGCCAAATGATAAATCACTCACACAAATAAGTACATAGAATTAGCTGCTAGGAGAAAACTTAGCCAGATTAAGAATCACTTCTCGAGTGTTTGCAGCATTTTAAGCAATAGCAATTGAAATATTAGTGGCAAATATAATAGTTAAGCATTGAAACGCTGGTCGTTCTCCAGTGGCTAACCCACGCAACCATGTGTTATGCCTGTGGAAGGAGAATCCTTAAAAAGTTAAACACCTCAGTTTTACATACTGATCTCGGAACATCATCCCTTCTTGTCATAGGCAGCTATATTTTGTGGTTCACATTCAGGACTAAATAGACGAACTAGCAAAGCGGTGCTTGAGCTCACAGTAACAGCCCCACAAGCTGCCCATCTAAGACTTCTAGGAACTGTGATTCTAGGACctgtattattattatacgaAATGCAATATCAGAAAAGAAATAACATGCATAAtcaagataataatatatagaacaacttttaattaaaagaagCATGCCCGTCAGAGCTCAGTACTAATCAACAAAGTCAAAGGGAGAGAGGGTTGAAAGGAGAAAGGCACAAAGAACTGTAGATTGTAGGAAATTGATGCAACAATCTTTTTATCTATAAAATTCAGAAGTCATTCC
This window encodes:
- the LOC107014902 gene encoding uncharacterized protein LOC107014902 isoform X1, encoding MLAWSLTLRTEQTVSTTMATAGAFYSVPLNYQLHRRPLHFGYLRQPPFLLPVTLPLTTFSRQKIIKLYCRRSSGSRLLLNPARALLSSQSREESGSSEVDPDLRSVLELATDSELYELQRILFGPSYFSPLLKSVTRRTEFDYVMVGEDPEERDDFLSMLESRFLYLAADARSTLRGRRPSYREVLLGVREKLTIRCSAKLSAEDLEAEIFLHLLQEYSSSKESLDASDGHGSLEFGLSKWKVQAAAAIKAGAEGVRSVIFKGGGVLTLGKIYSGLARRFSGKMLLEAANYQISREVLKKGGEVAALNLESRLAMLAAKKGLAGAASRYFGLRSMMTFLGPILWGTLLADVVIQMLGTDYARIVRAIYAFAQIRITRTYKTSDVR
- the LOC107014902 gene encoding uncharacterized protein LOC107014902 isoform X2 is translated as MATAGAFYSVPLNYQLHRRPLHFGYLRQPPFLLPVTLPLTTFSRQKIIKLYCRRSSGSRLLLNPARALLSSQSREESGSSEVDPDLRSVLELATDSELYELQRILFGPSYFSPLLKSVTRRTEFDYVMVGEDPEERDDFLSMLESRFLYLAADARSTLRGRRPSYREVLLGVREKLTIRCSAKLSAEDLEAEIFLHLLQEYSSSKESLDASDGHGSLEFGLSKWKVQAAAAIKAGAEGVRSVIFKGGGVLTLGKIYSGLARRFSGKMLLEAANYQISREVLKKGLAGAASRYFGLRSMMTFLGPILWGTLLADVVIQMLGTDYARIVRAIYAFAQIRITRTYKTSDVR